One Silene latifolia isolate original U9 population chromosome 4, ASM4854445v1, whole genome shotgun sequence DNA segment encodes these proteins:
- the LOC141653540 gene encoding asparagine--tRNA ligase, chloroplastic/mitochondrial-like: protein MAAFISPASSLRLKPFSTLRILSLLPIKPFFPNSPRTLISPTLISPLLSPPPRRRLCSLISAAVKLPETSKVGEFRKRLKISDIKGGSDEGLGRIGERLVVRGWVRTIRVQSSVTFIEVNDGSCLSNMQCVVSSDAQGYDQVEAGCIATGASILVEGVIVGSPGSKQKIELKVDRVETVGKSDFSFPIQKKSVTREFLRTKAHLRPRTNTFGAVARVRNALAYATHKFFQENGFVWIASPIITASDCEGAGEQFCVTTLIPTSPEAVGSSEATIPKTKEGLIDWSQDFFGKPAFLTVSGQLNAETYATALSDVYTFGPTFRAENSNTSRHLAEFWMIEPELAFADLNVDMACATAYLQYVVRYILENCKEDMNFFNTWIEKGIIKRLNDVAERDFVHLTYTDAVDLLLKANTKFEFPVKWGCDLQSEHERYITEKAFGGCPVIIRDYPKDIKAFYMRENDDGKTVAAMDMLVPRVGELIGGSQREERLDFLENRLDELNLNKESYWWYLDLRRYGSVPHAGFGLGFERLVQFATGIDNIRDAIPFPRSPGSAEF from the exons ATGGCGGCCTTCATATCTCCCGCCTCTTCTCTCCGCCTTAAACCCTTCTCAACTCTTCGCATTCTCTCGCTCCTCCCCATTAAACCCTTTTTCCCCAACTCACCCCGAACCCTAATTTCTCCAACTCTAATTTCCCCTCTTCTATCTCCTCCTCCTCGCCGCCGCTTGTGTTCCCTAATATCCGCCGCCGTAAAGCTGCCGGAAACCTCGAAAGTCGGCGAGTTTCGAAAGAGATTGAAAATTTCAGATATTAAAGGCGGGTCGGATGAGGGTTTGGGTCGGATTGGGGAGAGGTTGGTGGTTCGTGGATGGGTTCGGACTATTCGGGTCCAAAGTAGTGTTACTTTTATcgag GTTAATGACGGTTCGTGTTTGTCGAATATGCAATGTGTGGTTAGTTCTGATGCTCAAGGTTATGATCAG GTCGAAGCCGGTTGCATTGCCACAGGTGCATCAATTTTGGTCGAAGGCGTCATAGTTGGAAGCCCGGGATCTAAGCAGAAAATTGAGTTAAAAGTTGATAGAGTTGAGACG GTTGGTAAGAGTGATTTTTCATTTCCCATTCAGAAGAAAAGCGTCACCAGAGAATTTTTGCGGACCAAAGCTCATCTTCGCCCTAGAACCAATACTTTTGGTGCG GTTGCAAGGGTGAGGAATGCTCTAGCGTATGCAACGCATAAGTTTTTCCAAGAAAATGGGTTTGTTTGGATCGCAAGTCCCATTATCACTGCTTCAGATTGTGAAGGTGCTGGTGAACAGTTCTGTGTGACTACTTTG ATTCCAACCTCCCCTGAAGCTGTGGGTTCTTCTGAAGCTACAATCCCTAAAACAAAAGAGGGGTTGATTGATTGGTCCCAA GATTTTTTTGGGAAGCCAGCATTTCTGACAGTCTCGGGCCAACTTAATGCTGAAACATATGCTACAGCTCTTTCTGAT GTATATACGTTTGGCCCTACGTTTCGAGCTGAAAATTCAAACACTTCTAGACATTTAGCTGAATTTTGG ATGATTGAACCAGAACTAGCTTTTGCGGATCTCAATGTTGACATGGCTTGTGCCACTGCTTACCTCCAGTATGTA GTGAGGTACATACTTGAAAACTGCAAGGAAGATATGAATTTTTTCAACACATGGATTGAAAAAGGCATTATCAAGCGATTGAAT GATGTTGCTGAGAGAGATTTTGTCCATCTAACTTATACAGATGCTGTTGACCTTCTTCTAAAAGCTAACACAAAATTTGAATTCCCG GTCAAGTGGGGTTGCGATCTTCAAAGTGAACACGAGCGTTATATTACTGAGAAAGCCTTTGGTGGCTGTCCTGTAATAATTAGAGACTATCCTAAG GATATAAAGGCATTCTATATGCGGGAAAATGATGATGGGAAGACTGTTGCGGCTATGGATATGTTGGTTCCAAGG GTAGGGGAGCTTATTGGTGGAAGTCAAAGAGAAGAGCGACTTGATTTCCTTGAAAACCGTTTGGATGAACTGAACCTTAACAAGGAAAGCTACTGGTGGTACCTTGATCTACGTCGTTATGGGTCAG TACCTCATGCCGGATTCGGACTCGGTTTTGAGAGGCTCGTTCAGTTTGCAACGGGGATTGATAACATAAGAGATGCAATACCGTTTCCCCGCTCACCTGGCTCTGCTGAATTCTGA
- the LOC141653541 gene encoding protein transport protein SEC16A homolog gives MASNPPFELEDQTDEDFFDKLVDDDDDDDGVVSGSGVGVGVVKGNDLVDGDDSDELKAFTNLSVSEVDLGNVGLALATEVGSSVEENGGLESVDAIEEQVFDREVSSSLPLSGSFSFDNGLLEEDKVRVLEEEKGVAEESSGSPGGVKQVQWSAFAGSDDHDSGGFGSFNDFLTDFGQGEVENVQSNGSGMFGNETIVNAATGNVHGHAEQIANAATGNAHGHTEQIANGMDPNSVEYYETQYPGWKFDPNAGQWYQLDVNGGNATGQESLGSSDGNMQGNFGSTKESQWAVSDVNSSQGIYSQQNAQTTVKTVSQVSTGTTEHVSDWNSTSQQNWGYQYPAHMVFDPQYPGWYYDTLAQEWCSLDAYHSSSQSKELTYNQQNQDGVSAATYFDGGNGQVINGSNELQVPSNESLNVNQNYATFVGQYNQQGSNDRQSNSESDGSYSVGQSWPNYDSNVYNNSQVSPQAFSNSRETVPSYNKTNQSLDSSTWAGSTGNGLQPLNHAPQLMQNGAVQYSTEFYGNQNAFKVSQPVYPNGHNASYTPSETSSLTGRPPHALVSFGFGGKILVMKDTTTAGFSLHGSKGDEGNSISILNLMEVVGVNRGPSDTAACTSSYFQSLCHQSFPGPLVGGNTGSRELNRWIDERIANYESRSGSDGKSEAPKLLLSLLKISCQHYGKLRSFGADAGLKDDDLPESAVASLFASAKRNSNQFSQHSAITSCLMTLPSEAHIQATASEVQHLLISGKKREALQRAQEGQFWAFALILARELGDQFYADTVKQMAVSQLVTGSPLRTLCLLIAKKPEEVFSIPAGNLPDAAAMSQQTAQSAGFSMLANWEENLAVITANRTENDNLVIIHLGDCLWKERNDVTAAHICYLIAEADFELYSDTSRLCLIGADHWNFPRTYASPEAIQRTELFEYAKVTGNSQFVLLPLQSYKLIYAHMLAEVGRVSDSLKYCQAVHKALKTARSPEVDMLKQLLSSLEERIRAHQQSGYAANLAPAKIVGKLLNLFDSTAHRVVGGLPPPVPSTTLSNGQQYQSPGSKVRSSQSTMVMSSLMPSAATEPTSQWAGDGNKMTMQNRSISEPDMGRSPRPDQVDNSNEATSSSANSKNSGSTGTSRFGRFNFGAQILQKTVGLVLKPRQGRQAKLGDTNKFYYDEKLKRWVEEGAEPPAEEPALAPPPTTTAFQIEKSDNYPRNAFSDGVNSGGGSPEPASLTPPGSSFGIPAIPQSSNQFSARGRMGVRSRYVDTFNKGGGTPTNVFQTPSIPSAQPAGFSSAKFFIPAATSQNQGNDVSESENQNASISANDPFQNLAPSPGGTMQRFPSVGNIPNKGAMRSGFSPEGPHSRRTASWSDIHSDKHSLTAEVKASPLSFMPSNHSSGSLHNSGGSLGDDLHEVEL, from the exons ATGGCGTCGAATCCTCCGTTCGAGTTGGAGGATCAGACGGATGAGGATTTCTTTGATAAGCttgtggatgatgatgatgatgatgatggcgtTGTTAGTGGCAgtggtgttggggttggtgtagTGAAAGGAAATGATTTAGTTGACGGGGATGATTCCGATGAACTGAAAGCATTCACGAATTTGAGTGTAAGTGAGGTTGATCTTGGAAATGTGGGTTTGGCTTTGGCAACGGAGGTGGGGTCAAGTGTTGAGGAGAATGGCGGTTTGGAGAGTGTGGATGCGATAGAGGAACAGGTTTTTGATCGAGAGGTGAGTTCTTCATTGCCATTGTCGGGATCATTTTCTTTTGACAATGGATTGCTGGAGGAAGATAAGGTTAGGGTTTTAGAGGAAGAGAAGGGTGTAGCAGAGGAGAGTAGTGGCTCGCCTGGTGGTGTGAAGCAGGTTCAGTGGAGCGCTTTTGCCGGTTCAGATGATCATGATAGTGGTGGGTTTGGGTCGTTCAATGATTTTCTTACAGACTTTGGACAAGGGGAAGTAGAGAATGTTCAAAGCAATGGTAGTGGTATGTTTGGAAATGAAACAATTGTCAATGCAGCTACTGGAAACGTTCATGGTCATGCCGAACAAATCGCCAATGCAGCTACTGGAAATGCTCATGGTCATACCGAACAAATAGCCAATGGTATGGACCCTAATAGCGTGGAGTATTATGAAACGCAATACCCGGGGTGGAAATTTGATCCTAACGCTGGGCAATGGTATCAGTTAGATGTTAACGGTGGAAATGCTACTGGACAGGAGAGCTTGGGATCCAGTGACGGAAATATGCAGGGAAACTTTGGTTCGACTAAAGAAAGTCAATGGGCTGTTTCCGATGTAAATTCATCACAGGGTATATATTCTCAGCAAAATGCCCAAACTACTGTCAAAACTGTAAGTCAGGTAAGTACTGGTACAACGGAGCATGTGTCTGATTGGAATAGTACTTCGCAGCAGAATTGGGGATATCAGTATCCAGCTCATATGGTTTTTGATCCCCAGTACCCTGGTTGGTATTATGATACATTAGCGCAAGAGTGGTGTTCGTTGGACGCATATCATTCATCAAGTCAGTCAAAAGAGCTGACATATAATCAGCAGAATCAAGATGGTGTGTCGGCAGCAACTTATTTTGATGGTGGTAATGGTCAGGTCATCAATGGTAGTAATGAGCTTCAAGTTCCTAGCAATGAAAGCCTGAATGTAAATCAGAATTATGCCACATTCGTAGGACAGTATAATCAACAGGGTTCAAATGATAGGCAGTCTAATAGTGAGTCTGATGGCAGTTATAGTGTGGGTCAGTCATGGCCTAATTATGATTCTAATGTCTACAATAATAGCCAAGTGAGCCCACAGGCGTTTTCCAATTCTAGGGAAACCGTACCATCATAcaataaaacaaaccaaagtttgGATAGTTCAACCTGGGCTGGTTCTACCGGCAATGGTTTGCAGCCTCTTAACCATGCTCCACAGTTAATGCAAAATGGCGCAGTTCAGTATTCGACTGAATTTTATGGTAATCAAAACGCATTTAAGGTATCCCAACCCGTATATCCCAATGGCCATAATGCCTCTTATACACCGAGTGAGACAAGTTCACTTACAGGACGTCCTCCTCACGCTTTAGTCTCATTTGGGTTTGGGGGAAAGATTTTAGTAATGAAAGATACGACCACTGCTGGTTTCTCACTGCATGGAAGCAAG GGTGATGAGGGAAACTCTATCTCGATTCTTAACTTGATGGAAGTTGTAGGTGTGAATCGCGGTCCATCAGATACCGCTGCATGTACTTCTAGCTATTTCCAATCTTTATGTCACCAATCGTTCCCTGGTCCTTTAGTTGGTGGAAATACGGGAAGTAGAGAGCTAAATAGATGGATTGATGAAAGGATCGCTAATTATGAATCAAGGAGTGGTAGTGATGGTAAAAGTGAAGCTCCTAAACTGCTTCTTTCCTTGCTAAAAATTTCGTGCCAACACTATGGAAAGCTTCGATCCTTTGGTGCAGATGCGGGATTAAAG GACGATGACCTTCCAGAGTCAGCGGTTGCCAGTCTCTTTGCCTCTGCCAAGAGGAACAGTAATCAGTTTAGCCAGCACAGTGCCATCACAAGTTGTTTGATGACCTTGCCATCTGAAGCACACATTCAG GCAACTGCTTCTGAGGTACAACACCTTCTCATTTCTGGTAAAAAGAGAGAGGCTTTACAGCGTGCTCAAGAAGGTCAATTCTGGGCATTTGCACTAATTCTTGCCCGAGAACTTGGCGACCAG TTTTATGCTGATACTGTGAAGCAGATGGCAGTCAGCCAATTAGTGACCGGTTCTCCTTTGAGAACCTTGTGCCTTTTAATAGCAAAGAAACCGGAAGAGGTCTTTTCCATACCTGCTGGTAATCTTCCTGATGCAGCGGCCATGTCACAACAGACTGCGCAG AGTGCAGGGTTTAGCATGCTGGCCAATTGGGAGGAGAACTTGGCTGTAATAACTGCAAACAGAACTGAGAATGATAATCTAGTGATCATCCACTTAGGAGATTGCCTATGGAAGGAAAGAAATGAT GTCACTGCTGCACATATCTGCTACTTGATTGCAGAGGCTGATTTTGAGTTATATTCAGACACTTCAAGATTGTGTCTTATTGGCGCAGACCACTGGAATTTTCCTAGGACATATGCTAGTCCGGAGGCTATTCAG AGAACAGAGCTGTTTGAGTATGCAAAGGTTACTGGGAATTCCCAGTTTGTTCTGCTTCCCCTTCAATCATATAAACTCATCTATGCACATATGCTAGCAGAAGTTGGAAGGGTGTCCGATTCATTAAA GTACTGCCAAGCTGTTCACAAAGCTTTGAAAACTGCGAGATCACCTGAGGTGGACATGTTGAAACAGTTGTTATCATCTCTTGAAGAGCGGATTCGGGCCCACCAACAG AGTGGATATGCGGCTAACTTAGCTCCAGCGAAGATAGTAGGCAAATTGCTTAATCTATTTGATAGTACAGCTCATCGtgttgttgggggactgcctccACCTGTTCCATCGACTACGCTGAGCAATGGACAACAATATCAATCGCCAGGCTCTAAGGTAAGAAGCAGTCAGTCGACCATGGTTATGTCCTCATTGATGCCATCAGCAGCCACGGAGCCAACAAGCCAATGGGCTGGAGATGgaaataaaatgacaatgcaaaaTAGAAGCATTTCAGAGCCAGATATGGGTAGATCACCAAGGCCG GATCAAGTGGATAATTCGAATGAAGCAACTTCTTCCAGTGCAAACAGTAAAAATTCTGGCTCAACTGGAACATCGCGCTTTGGTCGTTTTAACTTTGGTGCCCAGATATTGCAAAAGACTGTTGGATTGGTCTTGAAGCCTCGTCAAGGCCGCCAG GCTAAATTGGGAGACACCAATAAGTTCTATTACGATGAAAAGCTAAAGAGATGGGTAGAGGAGGGTGCAGAACCACCGGCTGAAGAACCAGCACTTGCACCACCTCCGACAACAACAGCCTTCCAAATTGAGAAATCTGATAACTATCCAAGGAATGCATTTAGTGATGGGGTCAATTCAGGTGGTGGTAGTCCCGAGCCTGCTAGTTTAACTCCTCCTGGAAGTAGTTTTGGGATCCCAGCCATTCCACAAAGTTCGAATCAGTTTTCAGCGCGTGGCCGGATGGGTGTACGGTCAAG GTATGTGGATACTTTCAACAAAGGTGGTGGCACGCCCACAAATGTGTTCCAAACACCCTCAATTCCATCAGCTCAGCCTGCCGGTTTTTCGAGTGCCAAGTTTTTCATTCCCGCTGCAACTTCACAAAACCAAGGAAATGATGTTTCCGAAAGTGAAAATCAGAACGCTTCCATATCCGCAAATGACCCCTTCCAAAACCTAGCACCTTCACCCGGTGGAACTATGCAGAGGTTCCCGAGTGTTGGTAACATTCCAAACAAGGGGGCAATGAGAAGCGGGTTTAGCCCCGAAGGGCCTCACTCGCGTCGTACAGCTTCATGGAGTGATATCCATAGTGATAAGCACTCTTTGACAGCCGAGGTAAAAGCTTCTCCACTTTCATTTATGCCTAGTAACCATTCGTCGGGTAGTCTACACAATAGTGGAGGCAGTTTGGGAGATGATCTCCATGAAGTTGAACTTTGA